Proteins encoded within one genomic window of Brassica rapa cultivar Chiifu-401-42 chromosome A09, CAAS_Brap_v3.01, whole genome shotgun sequence:
- the LOC103837843 gene encoding bZIP transcription factor 2, with amino-acid sequence MASSSSTYRSSSSSDGGNPSGSAVAVDDRKRKRMLSNRESARRSRMRKQKHVDDLTAQINQLSNDNRQILTSLTVTTQLYTKIQAENSILTAQMTELSTRLESLNEIVDLVTATNGGVDQIDGCGFDDRTVGINCDGYYDDMMSGVNPWGGSVYSNQPIMANDMMNMY; translated from the coding sequence ATGGCGTCATCTAGCAGCACATACCGGAGCTCTAGCTCTTCCGACGGCGGAAACCCATCTGGCTCCGCCGTCGCCGTCGACGACCGAAAGCGTAAGAGAATGCTATCGAACCGTGAATCTGCACGTAGATCAAGGATGCGTAAACAGAAACACGTCGACGATCTAACGGCTCAGATCAATCAGCTTTCGAACGACAACCGTCAGATCTTGACGAGTCTCACCGTCACAACTCAGCTTTACACGAAGATCCAAGCGGAGAACTCTATCTTGACCGCCCAGATGACGGAGCTGAGCACCAGACTCGAGTCGTTGAATGAGATCGTCGATCTCGTGACGGCCACCAACGGTGGTGTCGATCAGATCGACGGCTGTGGATTCGATGATCGTACGGTTGGGATTAATTGCGACGGTTATTACGATGATATGATGAGCGGCGTTAATCCTTGGGGTGGTTCGGTTTACTCTAACCAACCCATCATGGCTAATGATATGATGAATatgtattaa
- the LOC103837844 gene encoding mitogen-activated protein kinase 7 — MAMLVEPPNGIKQQGKHYYSMWQTLFEIDTKYVPIKPIGRGAYGVVCSSINRETNEKVAIKKIHNVFENRVDALRTLRELKLLRHVRHDNVIALKDVMLPTNKSSFKDVYLVYELMDTDLHQIIKSSQSLSDDHCKYFLFQLLRGLKYLHSANILHRDLKPGNLLVNANCDLKICDFGLARTSQGNEQFMTEYVVTRWYRAPELLLCCDNYGTSIDVWSVGCIFAEILGRKPIFPGTECLNQLKLIINVVGSQQESDIRFIDNPKARRFIKSLPYSRGTHLSNLYPQANPLAIDLLQRMLVFDPTKRISVTDALSHPYMAGLFDPGSNPPAHVPISLDIDENMEERMIREMMWDEMLYYHPGAETANP; from the exons ATGGCGATGTTAGTTGAGCCACCAAATGGGATCAAACAGCAAGGGAAACATTACTACTCCATGTGGCAAACACTCTTCGAAATCGACACTAAGTATGTTCCCATCAAACCCATCGGAAGAGGAGCTTACGGTGTGGTTTGTTCTTCCATCAACCGCGAGACCAACGAGAAGGTCGCCATCAAAAAGATTCACAATGTGTTCGAGAATCGCGTTGACGCCTTGAGGACGCTGAGAGAGCTCAAGCTTCTTAGGCACGTGAGGCATGATAACGTGATCGCGCTTAAAGACGTTATGCTCCCTACGAATAAATCGAGTTTCAAAGATGTTTACTTGGTTTATGAGCTGATGGATACTGATCTTCATCAGATCATTAAATCCTCTCAGTCTCTTTCTGATGATCACTGCAAATACTTCTTGTTCCAG TTGCTTAGAGGATTGAAGTATCTTCACTCTGCAAACATCCTTCACCGAGATTTGAAGCCAGGGAACCTCTTAGTCAATGCTAACTGCGATCTAAAGATATGCGACTTCGGGTTAGCCAGGACGAGCCAGGGAAATGAACAGTTCATGACCGAGTATGTGGTCACGCGTTGGTACAGAGCACCTGAGCTTCTTCTCTGCTGTGACAACTACGGAACCTCCATTGATGTCTGGTCAGTTGGATGCATATTCGCGGAGATTCTTGGTCGAAAACCGATATTCCCGGGGACAGAATGTCTCAACCAGCTTAAGCTCATCATCAATGTCGTTGGTAGCCAGCAAGAGTCTGATATTCGGTTTATAGACAACCCGAAAGCTCGAAGATTCATCAAGTCTCTTCCTTACTCGAGGGGTACACATCTCTCCAATCTCTACCCGCAAGCCAATCCTCTGGCTATAGATTTGCTGCAGAGGATGCTAGTGTTTGATCCGACCAAGAGAATCTCTGTAACCGATGCACTCTCGCACCCGTACATGGCGGGACTGTTTGACCCTGGTTCTAATCCACCTGCGCATGTCCCAATCTCTCTGGACATAGATGAGAACATGGAGGAACGGATGATCAGAGAGATGATGTGGGACGAGATGCTTTATTACCACCCTGGAGCTGAAACTGCAAACCCCTAA